Proteins encoded within one genomic window of Rhizobium acidisoli:
- a CDS encoding carbohydrate ABC transporter permease — protein MPFRTRSAYAFLAPYLLVFATFWVWPIINSFLISFQNTRINPWKYSFQANWGRLFYDPAFYNALYNTLIILVIQVPVMIALATVMAVMLNSPLLKARPLFRFAFFAPVVVGEVAYAAVFRLMFSLDFGIINKLISAVGLSPVSWFDNANAAMALIILAVTWRWAGYNAIIILAGLQSIPDDVYEAATLDRVSKVQQFFHITLPLLKPIILFCVVLSVIGTMQLFTEPFLITNRGGPGGGTETLGLLLYRQGFTSLNFGYASAIAYTMASLAVVISLLNLWVGRDPK, from the coding sequence ATGCCGTTCAGAACCCGGAGCGCCTATGCGTTCCTTGCTCCTTATTTGCTGGTCTTTGCCACTTTCTGGGTCTGGCCCATCATCAATTCGTTCCTGATTTCCTTTCAGAACACCCGCATCAATCCGTGGAAATACAGTTTCCAGGCCAATTGGGGCCGGCTCTTCTACGATCCGGCCTTTTACAACGCTCTTTATAACACTCTGATCATCCTGGTGATCCAGGTCCCGGTCATGATCGCGCTTGCGACCGTCATGGCCGTTATGCTCAATTCGCCGCTCTTGAAAGCGCGTCCGCTTTTCCGTTTCGCCTTCTTTGCGCCCGTCGTCGTCGGCGAGGTCGCCTATGCCGCCGTGTTCCGGCTGATGTTCAGCCTCGATTTCGGCATCATCAACAAGTTGATCTCCGCCGTCGGTCTCAGCCCGGTTTCCTGGTTCGACAATGCCAATGCCGCCATGGCGCTGATCATCCTCGCCGTCACCTGGCGCTGGGCGGGCTATAACGCCATCATCATCTTGGCCGGCCTGCAGTCGATTCCGGACGATGTCTACGAGGCTGCGACACTCGACCGGGTCAGCAAGGTCCAGCAGTTCTTTCACATCACCCTGCCGCTCCTGAAACCGATCATCCTCTTCTGTGTGGTGCTCTCGGTGATCGGCACCATGCAGCTCTTCACCGAGCCCTTCCTCATTACCAATCGCGGCGGCCCCGGCGGCGGTACCGAGACGCTCGGCCTGCTGCTTTACCGCCAGGGCTTCACCTCGCTGAACTTCGGCTATGCCTCGGCGATCGCCTACACGATGGCTTCCCTTGCCGTGGTGATCTCGCTTCTCAATCTCTGGGTCGGGAGGGATCCGAAATGA
- a CDS encoding ABC transporter permease yields MRWINTRPSRGAQLALTLLPFVLLIVAYVFGSAARLAENANDKLLPGFADFADAINRLVFIADPRTGEYLLWSDTVASLVRLFAGLGISTVTALVIGMLIGMLPYLRSLLSPFVAVISMVPPLALLPILFIAMGLGEASKIALIAIGIAPTMIRDLALKALELPREQIVKAETLGGSSWQIGLRVVLPQILPRLITCLRLQLGPAWLFLIAAEAISSDSGLGYRIFLVRRYLSMDVIFPYVVWITLLAVVMNYILDRIRIALFPWSELEKQA; encoded by the coding sequence ATGCGTTGGATCAACACGAGGCCGAGCCGGGGTGCGCAGCTTGCCTTGACGCTGCTGCCTTTTGTGCTGCTGATCGTCGCCTATGTTTTCGGCTCGGCGGCGCGACTGGCGGAAAACGCCAATGACAAGCTGCTGCCGGGCTTCGCAGATTTCGCCGATGCGATCAATCGCCTGGTCTTCATCGCCGATCCGCGCACCGGCGAATACCTGCTGTGGTCTGATACGGTGGCGAGCCTGGTGCGGCTGTTTGCCGGCCTCGGCATCTCCACCGTCACTGCCCTCGTCATCGGCATGCTGATCGGAATGCTGCCCTATCTCAGGTCGCTGCTCTCCCCTTTCGTCGCCGTCATCTCGATGGTGCCGCCGCTGGCGCTGTTGCCGATTCTCTTCATCGCCATGGGGCTTGGAGAAGCCTCCAAGATCGCGCTCATCGCCATCGGCATTGCGCCCACGATGATCCGCGACCTGGCGCTGAAGGCTCTGGAACTGCCGCGCGAACAGATCGTCAAGGCTGAAACGCTTGGCGGCTCTTCCTGGCAGATCGGCCTTCGCGTCGTGCTGCCGCAGATCCTGCCGCGGCTGATCACCTGTCTCCGGCTTCAGCTCGGCCCTGCCTGGCTGTTCCTGATTGCGGCGGAGGCGATCTCGTCGGATTCCGGCCTCGGTTACCGCATCTTCCTTGTGCGCCGCTACCTCTCCATGGACGTGATCTTTCCCTATGTCGTCTGGATCACCCTGCTCGCCGTGGTCATGAATTACATCCTCGATCGCATCCGCATCGCTCTCTTCCCCTGGTCGGAACTGGAGAAGCAGGCATGA
- a CDS encoding extracellular solute-binding protein, whose product MRFKLLAATAAVALLASGSAFAESANLTIWSWNVAASALKSTLPGFNKQFPDIKITVEDLGNSQVFDKTLAACAAGGDGLPDIVSIENFEAEIFWSRFPDCFANLKELGYTPEIQAKFPDFKRTELEVGDVAYAMPWDSGPVAVFYRRDMYEKAGVDPSTISTWDDFIAAGKKISAANPGVVMAQADFNGDSEWFRMIANEQGCGYYSTDGQNITINQPACVASLQKVKEMKDAGTLTAANWDEKIQANTAGKAASQLYGGWYEGTVRSTSPDLKGKWGVYRMPSLTADGPHAANLGGSSLAISATSANKEAAWKFVNYALGTNEGQITMLKEFGLVPSLLSAEKDPFISEPQPYWGGQKVWADILATLPKIVPSRGTAFQSDAEAIFKATQTKFFAGGYPDAKAALDDAAKQIASATGLPVAQ is encoded by the coding sequence ATGCGCTTCAAACTTCTCGCTGCGACCGCCGCTGTCGCACTGCTTGCTTCCGGCTCTGCATTCGCTGAGTCGGCCAATCTGACCATCTGGAGCTGGAATGTCGCCGCGTCGGCATTGAAGTCCACGCTTCCGGGCTTCAACAAACAGTTCCCCGATATCAAGATCACCGTCGAAGACCTCGGCAACAGCCAGGTCTTCGACAAGACGCTGGCTGCCTGCGCCGCCGGCGGCGACGGCTTGCCGGATATTGTCAGCATCGAGAATTTCGAGGCTGAAATCTTCTGGAGCCGTTTCCCGGATTGCTTTGCCAATCTGAAGGAGCTCGGCTACACGCCCGAGATCCAGGCGAAATTCCCTGACTTCAAGCGCACCGAGCTTGAGGTTGGCGATGTCGCCTACGCCATGCCGTGGGATTCCGGTCCTGTCGCCGTCTTTTACCGCCGCGACATGTACGAAAAGGCCGGTGTCGATCCGAGCACGATCAGCACCTGGGACGATTTCATCGCCGCCGGCAAGAAGATTTCCGCCGCCAATCCCGGCGTCGTCATGGCCCAGGCCGATTTCAACGGCGACAGCGAATGGTTTCGCATGATCGCCAACGAACAGGGCTGCGGCTATTATTCGACCGACGGCCAGAATATCACCATCAACCAGCCGGCCTGCGTCGCCTCGCTGCAAAAGGTGAAGGAAATGAAGGACGCCGGCACGCTGACGGCCGCAAACTGGGACGAAAAGATCCAGGCAAATACCGCCGGCAAGGCTGCGAGCCAGCTGTATGGCGGCTGGTATGAGGGCACCGTGCGTTCGACTTCTCCCGATCTCAAGGGCAAGTGGGGCGTCTACCGGATGCCGAGCCTGACGGCCGACGGCCCGCATGCGGCCAATCTCGGCGGTTCGTCGCTCGCCATTTCGGCGACCTCGGCCAACAAGGAAGCTGCCTGGAAATTCGTCAACTATGCGCTGGGCACCAATGAGGGCCAGATCACCATGCTGAAGGAATTCGGCCTGGTGCCGTCGCTGCTTTCGGCAGAGAAGGACCCCTTTATCAGCGAACCGCAGCCCTATTGGGGCGGCCAGAAGGTCTGGGCCGATATCCTGGCGACGCTGCCGAAGATCGTGCCGAGCCGCGGCACCGCTTTCCAGAGCGATGCCGAAGCCATCTTCAAGGCAACACAGACGAAGTTCTTCGCCGGCGGTTATCCCGACGCGAAGGCAGCCCTCGACGATGCCGCCAAACAGATCGCTTCGGCGACCGGGCTTCCAGTGGCGCAATGA
- a CDS encoding helix-turn-helix domain-containing protein gives MDLAESKVGVRAIYQPGASSIEGSPTALQMFHAHPPIMAMPHWHAQVEVNYVIRGSVHYRMSDHEFRLNAGEMCLFWGGQPHQMDESSDDSLYAGAHLPLVYFFRLRLPISISSRLMKGETLLTSATDAADIDNFARWFRYANSGNPAKAQHAVDELLLRIERIALEPYSMTSQAAINLDGDHPHSHSSRSVARMCDFIAANFLQDIDSVDIARAADLHPKYAMNLFKRSTGMTLSKYVTLLRLSRAQAMLMSEGANVLQVAMDSGFGSISAFNKSFRHIAGMSPSDFRRDIRLVTTVPAGAFRN, from the coding sequence ATGGATTTGGCGGAAAGTAAGGTCGGTGTGCGTGCAATCTATCAGCCCGGAGCGAGCAGCATCGAGGGTTCGCCGACGGCGCTGCAGATGTTTCATGCCCATCCGCCCATCATGGCCATGCCGCACTGGCACGCGCAGGTCGAGGTCAACTACGTGATTCGCGGAAGCGTGCACTATCGCATGAGCGACCACGAATTCCGGCTGAACGCCGGCGAGATGTGCCTCTTCTGGGGCGGCCAGCCGCATCAGATGGACGAGTCCTCCGATGATTCGCTCTATGCCGGGGCGCACCTGCCGCTCGTCTATTTCTTCCGGCTGCGGCTGCCGATCAGCATTTCCAGCCGGCTGATGAAGGGCGAGACACTGCTGACGTCGGCAACCGATGCGGCCGACATCGACAATTTCGCTCGCTGGTTCCGCTATGCCAACTCAGGCAATCCCGCCAAGGCGCAGCATGCCGTCGACGAGTTGCTGCTGCGCATCGAACGTATCGCGCTGGAACCCTATTCAATGACGTCGCAGGCGGCCATCAATCTTGATGGCGATCATCCGCATTCGCATTCCTCGCGCAGTGTCGCGCGCATGTGCGATTTCATCGCCGCCAATTTCCTTCAGGACATCGATTCGGTCGATATCGCCCGCGCCGCCGATCTGCATCCAAAATATGCGATGAACCTGTTCAAGCGATCGACGGGTATGACGCTCAGCAAATATGTGACGCTGCTGCGGCTGTCGCGCGCCCAGGCGATGCTGATGAGCGAAGGCGCCAATGTGCTGCAGGTGGCGATGGACAGCGGCTTCGGCTCGATCAGCGCCTTCAACAAATCCTTCCGCCACATCGCCGGCATGTCGCCATCGGACTTCCGCCGCGATATCCGGCTGGTAACGACGGTTCCCGCCGGCGCCTTCCGGAACTAG
- a CDS encoding ABC transporter ATP-binding protein, with the protein MAELSLSNIVKRFGGFEIIHGADLEVKDGEFVVFVGPSGCGKSTLLRMIAGLEDITSGELRIGGRVVNDVEPADRGIAMVFQSYALYPHLTVEENLSFGLRMNGNPKADTERRVRHVAEILQITELMKRRPKQLSGGQRQRVAIGRAIVREPEVFLFDEPLSNLDAELRVQMRVEISRLHKQLGTTMIYVTHDQTEAMTLADRIVVLRAGNIEQIGAPLDLYDDPANQFVAGFVGSPKMNFLKAMVVETQPGRVVIALESDANMRLPLPVTEPIEAGTKVTLGIRPEHFVDAGMGDADLTVAIDVAEHLGNTSYIYAAIGGEQLIIERPESRTAGNRETLTVGLPASHTFLFDGAGKRLR; encoded by the coding sequence ATGGCAGAGCTTTCACTCAGCAATATCGTCAAGCGCTTCGGCGGCTTCGAGATCATCCATGGCGCCGATCTGGAGGTGAAGGACGGCGAATTCGTCGTCTTCGTCGGCCCTTCCGGCTGCGGCAAGTCCACGCTGCTCAGGATGATCGCCGGCCTCGAGGACATCACCTCAGGCGAGCTTCGGATCGGCGGCAGGGTCGTCAACGACGTCGAGCCTGCCGATCGCGGCATTGCCATGGTCTTCCAGTCCTATGCGCTCTATCCGCATCTGACCGTCGAGGAAAATTTGAGCTTCGGCCTGCGGATGAACGGCAATCCGAAGGCCGATACCGAGCGGCGCGTGCGCCATGTCGCCGAGATCCTGCAGATCACCGAGCTGATGAAGCGGCGGCCGAAGCAGCTTTCCGGCGGTCAGCGGCAGCGCGTCGCAATCGGCCGCGCCATCGTCCGCGAACCCGAGGTCTTCCTGTTCGACGAGCCTTTGTCGAACCTCGATGCGGAACTGCGCGTGCAGATGCGCGTCGAAATCTCCAGGCTGCACAAGCAGCTCGGCACGACGATGATCTATGTCACCCACGACCAGACCGAAGCAATGACGCTTGCCGACAGGATCGTCGTGCTGCGCGCCGGCAATATCGAGCAGATCGGTGCGCCGCTCGACCTTTACGACGATCCCGCCAACCAGTTCGTCGCCGGTTTCGTCGGCTCGCCGAAGATGAATTTCCTCAAAGCCATGGTGGTCGAGACGCAGCCGGGCAGGGTGGTGATCGCGCTCGAAAGCGATGCCAATATGCGCCTGCCGCTGCCCGTCACCGAACCCATCGAAGCTGGCACGAAGGTAACGCTCGGCATTCGTCCCGAACATTTCGTCGATGCCGGCATGGGCGATGCCGATCTCACCGTCGCCATCGACGTCGCCGAGCATCTCGGCAACACCAGCTACATCTATGCCGCCATCGGCGGCGAGCAGCTGATCATCGAGCGTCCGGAATCGCGCACCGCCGGCAACCGCGAGACGCTGACCGTCGGCCTTCCCGCCAGCCACACATTCCTTTTCGACGGCGCCGGCAAACGGCTTCGCTAA
- a CDS encoding carbohydrate ABC transporter permease — protein sequence MKSRSRSLLMRQIVLHAALAPLALIWLFPLWMMFVFSTMPDNGIFSPDIVLWPSTNFIANFKNLQADTDFIGAMTISVGVAIIYTFLSVMLTSMAGWALARYRFVGRSIVIAIILGTITLPFSVVVIPQFIMVAREFRLANTWVALIVPPLFNSLGVLFMRQSFSMMPGELFDAARVEGVKEWQIFLRIALPLARPTMAALAIILFLASWNNYLWPLLINSKPGMMTAPVALGTLIGLTKVSWGGIMAGAVLLTAPILVVFVALQRHFIAGIAAGAIK from the coding sequence ATGAAATCCAGGTCGCGATCCCTACTCATGCGCCAGATCGTACTGCACGCCGCACTGGCGCCGCTGGCGCTGATCTGGCTGTTTCCGCTCTGGATGATGTTCGTCTTCTCGACGATGCCCGACAACGGCATTTTCAGCCCCGACATCGTGCTCTGGCCGTCCACAAACTTCATCGCGAATTTCAAGAACCTGCAGGCCGACACCGATTTCATCGGCGCGATGACGATCTCCGTCGGCGTCGCGATCATTTATACTTTCCTGTCGGTGATGCTGACCTCGATGGCGGGCTGGGCGCTGGCGCGTTACCGTTTCGTCGGCCGCTCCATCGTCATCGCCATCATCCTCGGCACGATCACGCTGCCCTTCTCCGTGGTCGTCATCCCGCAATTCATCATGGTGGCCCGCGAGTTCCGGCTGGCGAACACATGGGTGGCGCTGATCGTGCCGCCGCTGTTCAATTCGCTCGGCGTGCTGTTCATGCGGCAATCCTTTTCGATGATGCCGGGCGAGCTTTTCGATGCGGCCCGTGTCGAAGGCGTCAAGGAGTGGCAGATCTTCCTGCGCATCGCTTTGCCGCTGGCGCGCCCGACCATGGCGGCATTGGCGATCATCCTCTTCCTCGCCTCTTGGAACAACTATCTCTGGCCGCTGCTCATCAACTCCAAACCGGGAATGATGACCGCGCCGGTGGCATTGGGAACGCTGATCGGCCTCACCAAGGTGTCCTGGGGCGGCATCATGGCCGGCGCGGTGCTGCTGACGGCGCCGATCCTCGTCGTCTTCGTGGCTCTCCAGCGCCATTTCATCGCCGGCATCGCCGCCGGCGCAATCAAGTAA
- a CDS encoding urea amidolyase associated protein UAAP2 — translation MTDFIKTSASRSLENAVQDHFIPAEAPWSGIVRKGQTIRIEDSHGQQAIDTLFYRADDFGERYSNQDTMRAQGGAYIGAGTKIVSNEGNVMLVMTADSCGRHDTSAGACSCESNAVRFGHGTKYLHACRDNFVLEVTRHGMSKRDIVPNINFFMNVPIKPNGEMTIVDGISAPGDYVELVAEMDVLCVISNCPQVNNPCNGFDPTPIRVLIWDGED, via the coding sequence ATGACCGATTTCATCAAGACCTCAGCTTCACGCAGCCTCGAAAATGCGGTGCAGGATCATTTCATCCCGGCCGAAGCGCCGTGGTCCGGCATCGTGCGCAAGGGTCAGACGATCCGCATCGAAGACAGCCACGGCCAGCAGGCGATCGACACGCTGTTTTATCGCGCCGATGATTTTGGCGAGCGCTATTCCAACCAGGACACGATGCGGGCGCAGGGCGGCGCCTATATCGGCGCCGGCACGAAGATCGTCTCGAACGAGGGCAACGTCATGCTTGTCATGACGGCCGACAGCTGCGGCCGCCATGATACCTCCGCCGGCGCCTGCTCCTGCGAAAGCAACGCCGTGCGCTTCGGCCACGGCACGAAATACCTGCATGCCTGCCGCGACAATTTCGTGCTCGAGGTGACCCGGCACGGCATGAGCAAGCGCGACATCGTGCCGAACATCAATTTCTTCATGAATGTCCCGATCAAGCCGAACGGCGAGATGACCATCGTCGACGGCATTTCCGCGCCCGGCGACTATGTCGAACTGGTGGCTGAAATGGACGTGCTCTGCGTCATCTCCAACTGCCCGCAGGTCAACAATCCCTGTAACGGCTTCGATCCGACACCGATCCGGGTGCTGATCTGGGACGGCGAGGACTGA
- a CDS encoding putative urea ABC transporter substrate-binding protein — protein MQTFSKLLSITALTASLALGFGSIAKAEQKTDFKVAWSIYVGWMPWGYAADHGIVKKWADKYGIKIEVTQFNDYVESMNQYTAGAFDAVTLTNMDGLSIPAAGGVDTTAVIVGDFSNGNDAVILKDKANLADIKGQNVNLVEFSVSHYLLARALESTKMTERDVKVVNTSDADMVAAYKTADVTAVVTWNPLVSTILEDPTAKKVFDSSQVPGEIIDLTVANTGVLKDNPNFGKALAGIWYETAALLTADSADGKAAREAMGQASGTDLKGFEAQLAATKLFAKPADAVAFTASGSLPKTMDLVRTFLFEKGLLGSGAPSADVIGIEMPDGKVLGDSGNVKLRFTETYMKAAADASL, from the coding sequence ATGCAGACTTTTTCGAAGCTTCTTTCCATCACCGCACTGACGGCATCCTTGGCGCTGGGCTTCGGCTCCATCGCGAAGGCCGAACAGAAGACCGATTTCAAGGTTGCCTGGTCGATCTATGTCGGTTGGATGCCGTGGGGTTATGCGGCCGATCACGGCATCGTCAAGAAATGGGCTGACAAATACGGCATCAAGATTGAGGTCACCCAGTTCAACGACTACGTCGAATCGATGAACCAGTATACGGCCGGTGCCTTCGATGCCGTGACGCTGACCAATATGGACGGACTGTCGATCCCGGCGGCCGGCGGCGTCGATACCACAGCCGTGATTGTCGGCGACTTCTCGAACGGCAATGATGCGGTCATCCTGAAAGACAAGGCGAACCTTGCCGACATCAAGGGCCAGAACGTCAATCTCGTCGAATTCTCCGTCTCGCACTATCTGCTGGCCCGCGCGCTCGAAAGCACCAAGATGACCGAGCGCGACGTCAAAGTGGTCAACACCTCCGATGCCGACATGGTCGCTGCCTACAAGACGGCTGACGTAACGGCGGTCGTCACCTGGAATCCGCTGGTATCGACCATCCTCGAAGATCCCACGGCCAAGAAGGTCTTCGACAGTTCGCAGGTGCCGGGCGAAATCATCGACCTGACGGTCGCCAACACCGGCGTGCTGAAGGACAACCCGAATTTCGGCAAGGCGCTTGCCGGCATCTGGTATGAGACGGCAGCGCTGCTGACCGCCGACAGCGCCGACGGCAAGGCTGCGCGCGAGGCGATGGGCCAGGCATCGGGCACCGATCTCAAGGGCTTCGAAGCCCAGCTTGCCGCCACCAAGCTGTTTGCCAAGCCGGCCGATGCGGTTGCTTTTACTGCGTCGGGCAGCCTGCCGAAGACGATGGATCTCGTCCGCACCTTCCTGTTCGAAAAGGGTCTGCTCGGCAGCGGCGCGCCGTCCGCTGATGTGATCGGCATCGAAATGCCGGATGGCAAGGTTCTCGGCGACAGCGGCAACGTCAAGCTGCGCTTTACCGAGACCTACATGAAGGCGGCCGCCGACGCTTCGCTCTGA
- a CDS encoding ABC transporter ATP-binding protein has protein sequence MSELVIERVWKEYGDQIVLENVSLTVASRAFIALVGPSGCGKTTFLRMLLGQERPTRGAIRLDGEALPLEPGPDRGVVFQRYSVFPHLTVLGNVLLGREFSAARYKAKLFGAARRSAVDEARRLIGEVGLAGAEDKYPAQLSGGMQQRLALAQALIMKPKVLLLDEPFGALDPGIRAEIHTLMKRLWHETQMTVVMVTHDMREAFTLATRVVAFERRRDRPEEKERYGATITKDISIWPPRLAGGPSIFSPDRDGPVISLGHRRDDPASSPSGEKP, from the coding sequence ATGAGCGAGCTGGTGATCGAAAGAGTCTGGAAGGAATATGGCGACCAGATCGTGCTTGAGAACGTGTCGCTGACCGTCGCCTCGCGCGCCTTCATCGCTCTTGTCGGCCCGTCCGGCTGCGGCAAGACGACATTCCTGCGCATGCTGCTCGGTCAGGAACGACCGACGCGGGGTGCCATCCGGCTGGATGGCGAAGCGCTGCCGCTTGAGCCGGGGCCGGATCGCGGCGTCGTTTTCCAGCGCTACTCGGTCTTCCCGCATCTGACCGTGCTCGGCAATGTGTTGCTCGGCCGCGAATTTTCCGCGGCGCGCTACAAGGCAAAGCTTTTCGGCGCTGCCCGCCGCAGCGCCGTCGACGAGGCACGGCGGCTGATCGGCGAAGTCGGTCTTGCCGGCGCCGAGGACAAATATCCGGCGCAGCTTTCCGGCGGCATGCAGCAGCGCCTGGCCCTGGCGCAGGCGCTGATCATGAAGCCGAAAGTGCTGTTGCTCGACGAGCCCTTCGGCGCGCTCGACCCCGGCATCCGCGCCGAAATCCATACCTTGATGAAACGGCTCTGGCACGAAACGCAGATGACCGTCGTCATGGTGACGCACGATATGCGCGAGGCCTTCACGCTGGCGACGCGCGTCGTCGCCTTCGAGCGCCGGCGTGACCGCCCGGAGGAGAAGGAGCGTTACGGCGCGACCATCACCAAGGACATTTCCATCTGGCCGCCCCGGCTTGCCGGCGGGCCTTCCATCTTCAGCCCCGACCGGGACGGCCCGGTCATTTCTCTGGGCCATCGCCGGGACGACCCGGCTTCCAGTCCGTCAGGAGAAAAACCATGA
- a CDS encoding urea amidolyase associated protein UAAP1, with protein sequence MMHVRRSPEEISANRQRYEEHQKKGLEFAPKALPAPSPLPAPAIDAAAIIHQETIPGGWYWSTALKRGEALRIDQGDGGSTVALVAWNAADTSERLNLVDTVKVQWTTALGKGRVIFSDMGRVMFSLIEDSSGAHDCLMGGSTAASNAAKHPGAKTRNTRDNLVLVAGKLGLTRRDIPAILNLFAPVRVDDEGGFHWRGKLSNSGDYAELRAEMDMIVGLSNCPHPLDPDPVYAPKPVIVTRFRAAPAVDDLARTATAEAVRGFENNAAMLA encoded by the coding sequence ATGATGCATGTCAGACGTTCGCCCGAAGAAATATCAGCCAACCGGCAGCGTTACGAGGAACATCAGAAGAAGGGGCTGGAATTCGCGCCGAAGGCTCTGCCGGCGCCGAGCCCCCTGCCCGCTCCCGCCATCGATGCGGCTGCGATCATCCACCAGGAAACCATCCCAGGCGGCTGGTACTGGTCGACCGCGCTGAAGCGCGGCGAAGCGCTTCGCATCGACCAAGGCGACGGCGGATCGACCGTGGCGCTCGTCGCCTGGAACGCCGCTGACACGAGTGAGCGGCTCAATCTCGTCGACACGGTCAAGGTGCAGTGGACGACCGCCCTCGGCAAAGGCCGCGTCATCTTCTCGGATATGGGACGCGTGATGTTTTCGCTGATCGAAGACAGTTCCGGTGCCCATGACTGCCTGATGGGCGGCTCGACGGCGGCCTCGAACGCCGCAAAACATCCCGGCGCCAAGACCCGCAACACCCGCGACAATCTCGTGCTCGTCGCCGGCAAGCTCGGTCTCACCAGACGCGACATCCCGGCGATTCTCAACCTTTTCGCTCCCGTCCGCGTCGACGATGAGGGTGGCTTCCACTGGCGCGGCAAGCTTTCCAACAGCGGCGATTATGCCGAACTGCGCGCCGAAATGGACATGATCGTCGGCCTTTCGAATTGCCCGCATCCGCTCGATCCAGATCCGGTCTATGCGCCGAAGCCGGTGATCGTGACGCGCTTTCGTGCCGCGCCCGCCGTCGACGACCTCGCGCGTACGGCGACCGCCGAAGCCGTTCGCGGCTTCGAGAACAACGCCGCGATGCTGGCCTGA